A single genomic interval of Lentimicrobium saccharophilum harbors:
- a CDS encoding Ppx/GppA phosphatase family protein yields the protein MLFSSIDIGSNAVRLLFANVFESKAGPVTEKASLIRIPLRLGFDVFNGGSISRQRADDLVKTMLAFKLLIDVYQPVGYRVAATSAMREAANNTEVLDRVKRETGLEIGMIDGIEEANIISSLSNIFVNKNFSKTLYIDVGGGSTELSVLEGKRFITSNSFKIGTIRLLADKVEEAEWENLRRWLQQFRADFGQMNCIGSGGNINKITKLYGHALNNIITFDQLVFAYKQLNNMTLAARIEKMGLRPDRADVIVPAARIFVRILKWTGIGTVIAPKIGLADGLVLLQYKEMKEKGLI from the coding sequence ATGCTATTTTCAAGCATCGACATAGGGTCAAATGCAGTGAGGCTATTGTTTGCCAATGTTTTCGAGAGCAAAGCCGGACCTGTTACCGAGAAAGCCTCCCTGATCAGGATCCCGTTGCGCCTTGGATTTGATGTTTTTAACGGGGGCAGCATCTCCCGGCAGCGGGCCGATGATCTGGTAAAAACAATGCTGGCATTCAAACTGCTGATCGATGTATATCAGCCGGTGGGATACCGCGTCGCCGCCACTTCAGCAATGCGCGAAGCAGCCAATAATACTGAAGTCCTTGACAGGGTTAAGCGCGAAACCGGACTTGAAATAGGCATGATAGACGGAATTGAAGAAGCCAACATCATCAGTTCCCTGAGCAATATTTTTGTCAATAAAAACTTCAGCAAAACGCTTTATATCGACGTTGGGGGAGGATCCACGGAATTGTCGGTGCTTGAAGGAAAGCGATTTATCACCTCAAACTCGTTCAAAATAGGCACCATCCGTCTGCTGGCCGATAAGGTAGAGGAAGCCGAATGGGAAAATCTGCGCAGGTGGTTGCAGCAATTCAGGGCTGATTTCGGTCAGATGAACTGCATTGGTTCCGGCGGGAACATCAACAAAATCACCAAACTATACGGCCACGCGCTCAACAACATCATCACCTTCGATCAGCTTGTTTTTGCCTACAAGCAACTCAACAACATGACCCTGGCAGCGCGTATTGAAAAAATGGGGCTGAGGCCCGACCGCGCTGATGTAATTGTACCGGCCGCCAGGATTTTTGTCCGTATCCTGAAATGGACCGGCATCGGCACCGTGATTGCCCCGAAAATAGGGCTGGCCGACGGGCTGGTGCTGCTTCAGTACAAAGAGATGAAAGAGAAGGGACTGATCTGA
- a CDS encoding alpha-ketoglutarate-dependent dioxygenase AlkB family protein, translated as MDNGILTYYPAFLHPSDCAHYIGKLKDEISWKQESIRIFGKSYLTPRLTAWYGDAGAVYSYSGLKLSPEPWSPALVQLRDMIIAVTGSRFNSVLLNWYRDGNDSMGWHADDEKELGVNPVIASLSLGQERDFRFRRKDNHRDTFNVKLANGSLLVMGGEIQHFWQHALHRSARHLSERINLTFRLIRPV; from the coding sequence ATGGATAATGGAATCCTGACCTATTATCCCGCTTTTCTTCATCCTTCGGATTGTGCGCATTATATCGGTAAACTGAAAGACGAAATCAGCTGGAAGCAGGAAAGCATCCGCATTTTCGGTAAATCGTATCTGACTCCGCGCCTCACGGCCTGGTACGGAGATGCCGGGGCCGTTTACAGCTATTCAGGATTGAAACTGAGTCCTGAGCCCTGGTCGCCGGCGCTGGTGCAACTCAGGGACATGATTATTGCAGTAACCGGAAGCAGGTTCAATTCCGTGTTGCTTAACTGGTACCGCGATGGGAATGACAGCATGGGCTGGCATGCCGATGATGAAAAGGAGCTGGGCGTCAATCCTGTAATCGCAAGCCTGAGTCTGGGGCAGGAAAGGGATTTCAGGTTCCGGCGCAAGGACAATCACCGGGATACTTTCAATGTAAAACTGGCCAACGGCAGCCTTTTGGTCATGGGGGGAGAAATACAGCATTTCTGGCAACATGCGCTGCATAGGTCGGCCAGGCATTTGTCAGAACGGATCAACCTTACCTTCAGGCTGATCAGGCCTGTTTAA
- a CDS encoding GTP 3',8-cyclase MoaA, whose product MFDNYNRQINYLRISVTDRCNLRCVYCMPEEGVKLLQHNEIVTFEEITNVAFTAVRLGIDKIRITGGEPLVRKGIVSLVEMLADIPGIRDLSMTTNGALLKQFAQPLKSAGLMRVNVSLDTLDPARYRSLTRGGDLHQVLEGIRAAQRVGLTPVKINCVVKNSSTEKDAQMVEEFGKLNGLETRFIHQMNLSDGHFSIVEGGTGGDCSHCNRIRLTASGKLLPCLFSGIEYDIRKMGAEQAIRAAIANKPACGSINLKGEFYNIGG is encoded by the coding sequence ATGTTCGACAACTATAACAGACAGATCAATTATCTGCGCATATCAGTTACCGACCGCTGTAACCTCCGCTGTGTTTACTGTATGCCCGAAGAGGGTGTGAAACTGCTGCAGCACAATGAGATAGTAACTTTTGAAGAAATTACCAATGTTGCCTTCACAGCTGTCAGGCTGGGCATTGACAAAATCAGGATTACCGGCGGGGAGCCTTTGGTACGAAAAGGAATCGTGTCGCTCGTGGAAATGCTGGCCGATATTCCCGGCATCAGGGATTTGTCGATGACCACCAACGGTGCCTTGCTGAAACAATTTGCCCAACCACTGAAGAGTGCCGGGCTGATGCGCGTGAATGTCAGCCTCGATACCCTTGACCCTGCCAGGTACCGCAGTTTAACCCGTGGCGGGGACCTGCACCAGGTACTGGAGGGCATAAGGGCTGCCCAGAGGGTCGGGCTTACTCCGGTCAAAATCAATTGCGTGGTCAAAAATTCATCAACTGAAAAAGACGCGCAGATGGTTGAAGAATTTGGCAAACTGAACGGACTTGAAACCAGGTTTATTCATCAGATGAACCTTTCGGACGGGCATTTTTCGATTGTTGAAGGAGGTACGGGAGGAGATTGCAGCCATTGTAACCGTATCCGCCTTACAGCCAGCGGCAAACTGCTCCCCTGTTTGTTCAGCGGAATTGAATATGACATCAGAAAAATGGGCGCTGAACAAGCCATTCGTGCCGCCATTGCAAATAAACCGGCCTGCGGCAGCATAAACCTGAAAGGGGAGTTTTATAATATCGGCGGCTAA
- a CDS encoding UDP-2,3-diacylglucosamine diphosphatase — translation MKIYFASDFHLGIPDHDSSLIREKLLVQWLELIRKDASEIFLMGDIFDFWFEYHTVIPKGFARLFGKLAEITDQGIPVYLFRGNHDIWAFDYFEKELGISLQREAVIREWNGKRFFLSHGDGLGPGDSGYKFLKKVFEFRPNQWLFNWLHPDIGTRMALYFSRKSRYANELRDQKEIRESGKIDVSKERLYAFASDYLKSDPDIDYFIFGHRHIAVDLPLGGKSRFINLGDWVNNFTYAVFDGRELSLMTFRDGVPAALTPAD, via the coding sequence TTGAAGATCTATTTTGCTTCAGATTTCCACCTCGGGATTCCCGATCACGATTCAAGCCTGATACGCGAAAAGCTGCTGGTGCAGTGGCTGGAACTGATCAGGAAGGATGCCTCCGAAATTTTTCTGATGGGGGATATTTTTGATTTCTGGTTCGAGTATCACACGGTTATTCCTAAGGGATTTGCCCGCCTGTTTGGCAAACTTGCTGAAATTACCGACCAGGGAATTCCCGTATACCTCTTCAGGGGAAATCATGATATCTGGGCTTTCGATTATTTTGAAAAAGAACTGGGGATCAGTCTGCAGCGCGAAGCGGTTATAAGGGAATGGAACGGGAAACGTTTCTTCCTCTCGCATGGCGACGGCCTGGGCCCGGGAGACTCCGGCTATAAATTCCTGAAAAAAGTCTTTGAATTCAGGCCCAATCAATGGCTGTTCAACTGGCTGCATCCCGATATCGGCACCAGGATGGCGCTCTATTTCTCACGAAAAAGCAGGTATGCCAATGAATTGCGTGATCAGAAAGAGATCAGGGAATCCGGGAAAATAGATGTTTCCAAAGAGCGTCTTTATGCTTTTGCCAGTGATTATCTGAAATCAGATCCGGACATTGATTACTTTATTTTCGGGCACCGTCACATTGCCGTCGACCTGCCCCTGGGCGGGAAAAGCAGGTTTATCAACCTTGGCGACTGGGTCAACAATTTTACCTATGCCGTTTTCGACGGGCGGGAGCTCAGTTTAATGACTTTCAGGGATGGCGTGCCTGCAGCATTGACGCCTGCTGATTAA
- a CDS encoding purine-nucleoside phosphorylase — MLEQIRESINFIKSHTGIVPEAGIVLGTGLGGLVREIVTDCEIPYSSIPHFPVSTVEGHKGQLIFGTLGGKPIVAMQGRFHYYEGYSMQELTFPIRVMKLLGIKMLIVSNASGGLNPGFEVGDIMFITDHINLMGDNPLIGRNHTGLGPRFPDMSEAYDRRILDLAADIASRAGVPFRTGVYAAVTGPTFETPAEYRYIHILGADAVGMSTVPEVIVARHMDLPVFAVSVISDLGVPGKIVEVSHQIVIDAASKAEPRMTRIISDLLKEISF; from the coding sequence ATGTTAGAACAAATCAGAGAAAGCATTAATTTTATAAAGAGTCATACCGGCATCGTCCCCGAGGCCGGAATTGTACTTGGCACAGGGCTGGGCGGACTGGTGCGTGAAATCGTTACCGATTGCGAAATTCCTTACAGCAGCATCCCTCATTTTCCGGTATCCACCGTTGAAGGGCACAAGGGACAACTGATTTTCGGAACGTTGGGAGGCAAACCCATTGTGGCCATGCAGGGCCGGTTTCATTACTACGAAGGTTACTCCATGCAGGAACTTACATTTCCCATCAGGGTAATGAAGTTGCTGGGCATTAAAATGCTGATTGTTTCAAATGCCAGCGGCGGGCTGAACCCTGGTTTTGAAGTGGGCGATATCATGTTTATCACAGACCATATCAACCTGATGGGTGACAATCCGCTGATCGGCAGGAACCATACCGGCCTGGGGCCGCGCTTTCCGGATATGAGCGAAGCGTACGACAGACGGATCCTCGATCTGGCTGCTGATATTGCCAGCCGTGCAGGCGTACCTTTCCGCACCGGTGTTTACGCTGCAGTAACAGGACCTACTTTTGAAACACCTGCAGAATATCGTTACATTCACATTTTAGGGGCCGATGCAGTCGGAATGTCTACCGTACCGGAAGTCATCGTAGCCAGGCATATGGACCTTCCCGTCTTTGCCGTTTCAGTGATCTCCGACCTCGGTGTCCCCGGCAAAATCGTTGAGGTGTCGCACCAGATAGTAATCGATGCAGCCAGCAAAGCCGAGCCCAGGATGACCCGCATCATCAGCGATCTGCTGAAAGAAATCAGCTTCTGA
- the moaC gene encoding cyclic pyranopterin monophosphate synthase MoaC: MSSFSHTDDKGKANMVDVGHKPLQRRSATAEGFIRLSEHTLNLIRENEMKKGDVLTVAEVAGIQAAKETSRLIPLCHPLQLTKVDVKTRVTETGVRVTAMARCTGQTGVEMEALTAVSVALLTIYDMCKAVDKEMVIGEISLIEKIKTDL, encoded by the coding sequence ATGAGTAGTTTCTCACATACAGATGACAAAGGCAAAGCCAATATGGTGGATGTGGGGCACAAGCCCCTTCAACGCCGGAGTGCAACCGCCGAAGGGTTTATCAGACTTTCGGAGCATACCCTGAACCTGATCCGTGAAAACGAGATGAAAAAGGGAGATGTGCTTACCGTTGCCGAAGTTGCAGGCATACAGGCCGCCAAAGAAACCAGCAGGCTGATCCCGCTTTGCCACCCTTTGCAACTTACCAAAGTTGATGTAAAAACCCGTGTCACCGAAACCGGTGTCAGGGTAACTGCAATGGCGAGGTGTACCGGGCAGACAGGCGTTGAAATGGAAGCGCTTACCGCTGTGAGTGTGGCCCTGCTGACCATTTATGACATGTGTAAGGCTGTTGACAAAGAAATGGTTATCGGGGAAATCAGCCTTATTGAAAAAATAAAAACCGATCTGTAA
- a CDS encoding molybdopterin molybdotransferase MoeA, which translates to MQLEEAFISQGLFIFAANLNDPFMIIFEEALSIINNTRVSCTTEHVSLEISAGRILAEDVYSDVEMPPFDKAAVDGFACRRADLHGLLEVIEVIPAGKQPEKAVTAGKCSRIMTGAMVPEGADTVIMVEHTEETEDGSVRFLKEKTSANIAYRAEDVKQGQQVLNKGTLLKPQHIAILAAVGIPEPLVFRQPVIGIISTGDELTEPDNKPGTGQIRNSNAWQLMAQANQLGLKTVYTGIAADTPESVKKHISEAFDKSDIVLLTGGVSMGDFDHVPEVMQKLGVEIQFKSIAVQPGRPTVFGIRDEKFIFGLPGNPVSSFVQFELLVKQLVYRIMGHHFRPAVLRLPMAAEYSRKKAERKSFIPVRINAEGLIEPLEYHGSAHIHAYEEANGLMAVEIGEAQIAKGEMRNVRQL; encoded by the coding sequence ATGCAATTGGAAGAGGCTTTCATATCGCAGGGGTTATTTATCTTTGCGGCAAATCTCAACGATCCATTCATGATCATTTTTGAAGAAGCGCTCTCGATTATCAACAATACAAGGGTTTCATGCACAACCGAACACGTCAGTCTTGAAATATCCGCCGGAAGGATATTGGCGGAGGACGTTTACTCGGATGTTGAAATGCCTCCTTTCGACAAGGCCGCTGTCGACGGTTTCGCCTGTCGCCGGGCCGACCTGCACGGACTTCTCGAGGTGATAGAGGTTATCCCTGCAGGTAAACAGCCCGAAAAAGCGGTAACTGCCGGGAAATGCTCCAGAATCATGACAGGGGCCATGGTGCCGGAAGGCGCTGACACCGTAATTATGGTGGAGCATACTGAGGAAACAGAAGATGGAAGCGTACGCTTCCTGAAAGAAAAGACTTCTGCCAACATAGCTTACAGGGCGGAAGATGTAAAACAGGGACAGCAGGTGCTGAACAAGGGCACCCTCTTGAAGCCGCAACACATTGCCATACTTGCAGCCGTCGGCATTCCGGAGCCGCTTGTTTTCCGGCAGCCGGTCATCGGGATCATTTCAACCGGAGATGAACTGACGGAACCAGACAATAAACCCGGCACCGGCCAGATCAGAAACAGCAATGCCTGGCAATTGATGGCACAGGCAAACCAGTTGGGGCTTAAAACGGTGTATACCGGCATTGCTGCTGATACCCCTGAAAGCGTGAAAAAACATATCAGCGAGGCATTTGACAAGAGTGATATCGTGCTGTTAACAGGTGGCGTGTCCATGGGAGATTTCGACCATGTGCCGGAAGTAATGCAGAAACTCGGAGTGGAAATCCAATTTAAAAGCATCGCTGTGCAACCGGGAAGGCCAACCGTTTTTGGCATCAGGGATGAAAAATTCATTTTCGGGCTCCCGGGCAATCCGGTTTCTTCATTTGTCCAGTTTGAACTCCTTGTCAAACAACTGGTTTACCGCATTATGGGTCATCATTTCAGACCTGCCGTGCTCAGGCTGCCAATGGCCGCTGAATATTCCCGGAAAAAAGCGGAACGCAAATCATTCATACCTGTAAGGATCAATGCTGAGGGGCTGATTGAACCACTCGAATATCACGGATCGGCGCATATTCATGCTTATGAGGAGGCCAATGGCCTGATGGCTGTTGAAATAGGGGAAGCACAAATTGCAAAAGGAGAAATGAGGAATGTTCGACAACTATAA
- a CDS encoding MOSC domain-containing protein, producing the protein MKIDIKSVNISEKKGTIKVPVKHIALTLNGVDGDAHAGKWHRQVSLLGTESFRKFEKVAGRPLKYGEFAENITTEGIILYETHPLDRFTIGDAVLEVTQIGKKCHGDSCAIYREVGNCVMPKEGIFCRVLKPGIVKAGDVMTYHPKVFGVKVITLSDRAASGEYEDRSGPRAVQILEEYFAGLGWKAEIVRSVIPDEAELLRQEISGAAGADIIFTTGGTGIGPRDITVDVVKPMLDKEIPGIMEMIRLKYGSEKPNALLSRGVAGVKGMSLIYTLPGSVKAVEEYLSVITSTVRHSVYMLNGLDLH; encoded by the coding sequence ATGAAAATAGATATAAAATCCGTCAACATCTCTGAGAAAAAAGGAACCATTAAGGTGCCTGTGAAGCACATCGCGCTTACCCTTAACGGTGTTGATGGAGATGCCCATGCCGGGAAATGGCACCGTCAGGTAAGCCTGTTGGGAACAGAAAGTTTCAGAAAATTCGAGAAAGTCGCCGGCAGGCCGCTGAAATATGGTGAGTTTGCCGAAAACATCACCACCGAAGGTATTATTCTTTACGAAACCCATCCACTCGACCGGTTTACGATCGGCGATGCCGTGCTCGAAGTAACCCAGATAGGAAAAAAATGCCACGGCGACAGCTGCGCAATATACCGGGAGGTTGGCAATTGTGTGATGCCTAAAGAGGGAATATTCTGCAGGGTATTGAAACCGGGCATAGTAAAAGCCGGAGATGTAATGACCTATCATCCGAAGGTATTCGGGGTAAAAGTCATCACGCTGAGCGACCGGGCAGCTTCCGGCGAATATGAAGACCGCAGCGGGCCCCGTGCCGTTCAGATACTTGAAGAATACTTTGCCGGTCTGGGATGGAAAGCTGAGATCGTGAGGAGTGTGATTCCCGATGAAGCAGAACTGCTCAGGCAGGAAATCAGCGGGGCGGCCGGTGCAGATATAATTTTTACTACAGGCGGGACAGGCATCGGGCCACGCGATATTACCGTGGATGTTGTAAAACCGATGCTTGACAAGGAAATCCCCGGAATTATGGAAATGATCCGGCTGAAATACGGTTCCGAAAAACCCAATGCCTTGCTTAGCCGGGGTGTTGCCGGGGTAAAAGGAATGTCGCTTATATATACCCTTCCGGGGAGCGTGAAGGCGGTTGAGGAATACCTGTCTGTTATTACTTCAACGGTCAGGCATTCCGTTTATATGCTGAATGGACTGGATCTGCATTAA
- a CDS encoding HD domain-containing protein has protein sequence MLLSRNEALDLLRRYIKNERMIAHSLASEAVMRALALRLGRDPEKWAQAGLLHDLDVEITNADPAIHALETARILTGLGIDGDVVDAIRMHNEMATGLERETEFQHALAAGETITGLITATAMVYPDKKVASVKPKSVVKRMKEKAFAASVRREAILECEKIGLTLDEFAALSINAMAEIADEIGL, from the coding sequence ATGTTGTTATCACGCAATGAAGCACTTGATTTGCTGAGGAGATATATAAAGAATGAACGCATGATCGCCCATTCGCTGGCGTCGGAAGCCGTGATGCGGGCACTCGCCCTTCGTTTGGGCCGCGATCCGGAAAAATGGGCACAGGCAGGACTGCTTCATGATCTTGATGTGGAAATCACAAATGCGGACCCAGCCATCCATGCCCTGGAAACTGCACGTATCCTCACCGGACTCGGGATAGATGGAGATGTGGTTGATGCCATCCGTATGCACAACGAGATGGCTACCGGTCTGGAACGGGAGACTGAATTCCAGCACGCCCTTGCCGCCGGAGAAACCATTACCGGGCTCATCACCGCGACAGCCATGGTTTACCCCGATAAAAAGGTAGCATCCGTAAAACCTAAATCGGTTGTGAAGCGGATGAAAGAAAAAGCATTTGCAGCTTCAGTAAGACGGGAAGCTATTCTGGAATGTGAGAAAATAGGGCTGACGCTTGATGAATTCGCCGCCCTGAGCATAAATGCAATGGCAGAAATAGCCGATGAAATCGGTTTGTGA
- the zupT gene encoding zinc transporter ZupT: MSSDIPGSVILFAFGLTMFAGLSTGIGAAVAFFAKKTNTRLLSTALGFSAGVMIYVSMIEIFQKSKESLISELGEAQGYTAAVLAFFGGIFLSAIIDKLVPSGQNPHEQVSLSEISDVQHAVRKKKALYRMGIFSAMAIAIHNFPEGLATFFSAVEDPALGISVAIAVAIHNIPEGIAVSIPVFYSTENRKKAFFLSFMSGLAEPVGALFGFFFLLPFFNGLTFGITFGIVAGIMVFISLDELLPTAEQYGEHHLTIYGLIAGMAVMAVSLLLFV; this comes from the coding sequence GGTTTAACCATGTTTGCCGGTCTTTCAACGGGGATTGGCGCAGCGGTGGCATTCTTTGCAAAAAAAACCAACACCCGCCTGCTTTCTACGGCGCTCGGCTTCTCCGCCGGCGTGATGATTTATGTATCGATGATCGAGATCTTCCAGAAGTCGAAGGAAAGCCTGATCAGTGAACTGGGGGAGGCGCAGGGATATACGGCTGCCGTGCTGGCTTTTTTCGGCGGTATTTTTCTTTCAGCCATTATTGACAAACTGGTTCCGTCGGGACAGAACCCCCACGAACAGGTTTCACTCAGCGAGATCAGCGACGTGCAGCATGCGGTCAGGAAAAAGAAAGCGCTTTACCGCATGGGTATCTTTTCGGCAATGGCCATTGCCATTCACAATTTTCCTGAGGGGTTGGCCACCTTTTTCTCGGCTGTAGAAGACCCCGCACTCGGTATCAGTGTGGCCATCGCGGTGGCCATCCATAACATCCCCGAAGGGATTGCAGTCTCCATTCCGGTATTTTACTCAACGGAAAACCGGAAAAAGGCCTTTTTTCTCTCTTTTATGTCAGGGCTTGCCGAACCGGTCGGTGCGCTGTTCGGCTTTTTCTTTCTGCTGCCTTTCTTCAACGGGCTGACCTTTGGCATTACCTTTGGCATTGTGGCCGGTATCATGGTCTTTATCTCGCTCGACGAACTTTTGCCCACCGCCGAGCAATACGGTGAGCACCATCTGACCATTTACGGCCTGATTGCCGGTATGGCGGTGATGGCGGTGAGCCTGCTGCTTTTCGTATAA
- a CDS encoding thioredoxin-like domain-containing protein: MKALLKFLLCCMALALLIFCCKHKSDPGTILLSGQITFTADDRVSLYFIDTTGIAPVDSVRLKKNGGFTFRLIPEEAGFYYLRVGKRQSGLLILHPGDSVTVTITDKGTSHITGGREAGQYDIFSAKVQSALGSMDSLALVIQQSRHNRDFLQVKKRADSVYTGIFNNLRSEAVRFLKDHPDFLSQLLVINGKLRQTALFETYSDAEWFLYTDSTLQGHFPANRHVINYRKRVAELKAVLSGEEKARMILKAGQKAPPISLPNTGGKMVTPADGGNAFTLLYFWDPSDALNRKSNPELKNLYEKYRSRGLTVYAISLDPSTERWKTAVTMEKLWWTNVNDTLGLRSAVAVDYMINRVPVFVLLDREQRVLDRFISLHALENYLTKVLPDKPG, from the coding sequence ATGAAAGCCCTGCTTAAATTTCTACTTTGCTGCATGGCCCTGGCCTTGCTGATATTTTGCTGTAAACACAAAAGCGACCCCGGCACCATCCTGTTGTCAGGGCAGATTACCTTTACCGCAGATGACAGGGTCAGCCTTTACTTTATCGACACCACAGGCATCGCGCCCGTTGACTCTGTCAGACTGAAAAAAAACGGCGGGTTTACTTTCCGTCTTATCCCTGAAGAAGCCGGATTCTACTATCTGAGGGTTGGAAAAAGACAATCCGGCCTCCTGATATTGCATCCGGGTGATTCTGTTACTGTAACCATAACGGATAAAGGAACAAGCCATATCACAGGTGGGCGGGAAGCCGGACAGTATGATATTTTTTCGGCAAAAGTACAGTCCGCGCTCGGAAGTATGGACTCACTGGCATTGGTCATTCAGCAAAGCCGCCACAACAGGGATTTTCTGCAGGTGAAAAAGCGGGCAGATTCCGTTTATACTGGGATTTTCAATAATCTGCGATCCGAAGCCGTCAGATTTCTTAAGGATCATCCGGATTTTCTGTCGCAACTGCTGGTTATCAACGGCAAACTCAGACAGACAGCCCTTTTCGAAACATATTCCGATGCCGAATGGTTTCTTTATACCGATTCAACCCTTCAGGGCCATTTTCCGGCAAACCGGCATGTAATCAATTACCGCAAAAGGGTAGCGGAATTAAAAGCTGTTCTTTCCGGGGAAGAAAAAGCGCGTATGATACTTAAAGCCGGGCAAAAAGCACCGCCAATCAGCCTGCCCAACACGGGCGGGAAAATGGTCACGCCGGCCGATGGAGGGAATGCTTTTACCCTGCTGTATTTCTGGGATCCGTCGGATGCCCTGAACCGCAAATCCAATCCTGAACTGAAGAACCTTTATGAAAAGTATCGCAGCAGGGGACTGACGGTTTATGCCATAAGCCTTGACCCGTCAACCGAAAGGTGGAAAACAGCGGTAACCATGGAAAAACTCTGGTGGACCAATGTCAATGACACCCTCGGGCTCAGATCGGCTGTTGCAGTGGATTACATGATCAACAGGGTGCCTGTTTTTGTTTTGCTCGATCGTGAACAAAGAGTTCTTGACCGGTTTATCTCACTGCATGCCTTGGAAAATTACCTCACAAAAGTACTTCCGGATAAACCAGGGTAA